In a genomic window of Chrysemys picta bellii isolate R12L10 chromosome 1, ASM1138683v2, whole genome shotgun sequence:
- the RFXAP gene encoding regulatory factor X-associated protein produces MQPCSGDEEAAGGIGRPRGPAQAPETSGGLVFLCEVCPSEGEGDAAEEGEPAGGESTASPEELEDEEAAAASGGEGPAGGGGCKSCTYQGCSETTTQVAKQRKPWMCKRHRNKMYKDKYKRKKSDQALGGTGAGAPPAQGGAATPGGSARAEDCVEGSVSVTKQRTGSIGDRPARPTLLEQVLNQKRLSLLRSPEVVQFLQKQQQLLSQQALEQRQQQFPGAPV; encoded by the exons ATGCAGCCGTGCAGCGGCGACGAGGAGGCGGCGGGGGGCATCGGGCGGCCCCGGGGACCCGCGCAGGCCCCGGAGACCTCCGGAGGCCTCGTGTTCCTGTGCGAGGTGTGCCCCAGCGAGGGCGAAGGGGACGCGGCCGAGGAGGGCGAGCCGGCGGGCGGCGAGAGCACGGCCAGCCCCGAGGAGCTGGAGgacgaggaggcggcggcggcctcCGGCGGGGAGGGccccgcggggggcgggggctgcaagAGCTGCACGTACCAGGGCTGCAGCGAGACCACCACGCAGGTGGCCAAGCAGCGCAAGCCCTGGATGTGCAAGCGCCACCGCAACAAGATGTACAAGGACAAGTACAAGCGCAAGAAGAGCGACCAGGCCCTGGGCGGGACCGGGGCCGGGGCGCCCCCAGCGCAGGGCGGGGCTGCCACCCCCGGGGGCAGCGCGCGGGCCGAG GATTGCGTTGAAGGTTCAGTTTCTGTTACAAAACAAAGAACAGGGTCTATTGGAGATCGCCCAGCAAGACCTACTCTTTTAGAACAAGTATTGAATCAGAAAAGGCTG TCATTGTTAAGAAGTCCGGAGGTCGTACAGTTTCTGCAGAAACAACAGCAGCTGCTAAGTCAACAAGCTTTGGAACAAAGGCAGCAACAGTTTCCAGGAGCACCTGTGTGA